CAAGCTGCTGTCGGTACGGTTTAACACCGTTAAATCGAGAGCTATCAGAGGCGCTAGGAGCTTGACTTTATTGCTTATATCGAAACGGCTGCACAAGTTGGGGTAAATAATTAACCGGGTAATCTGGATCTGATGAAATCCCCAGATCTCTTGATCCTATCGACCGGTTATCGTAGTGCCAGGTCCCCAACAAGTGATCGGTTAACGTTGTAAAGAGCCCAAAATTGACGTCTCCTTCTTCAGTGGTGTTCAAATGGTGGAAGCGATGTACCTCATTAATGGCCAGTATGAACTTCAGCGGACCCACGTAGTAGGTTACACTGGAATGTTGCAGCAGCAGTTGCAAGACAACGGCAACGGCGAGCAGTGCCATGACCTCGGATGGCGCCCCAATCAAGAGTAGCGGTGTCACGCCTGCGGTGGTTTCGATGAGCTGATGCAGTGGGTGCTTCATCAAGCCATTAAACCCATACATCCGCTTAACGCTATGGT
This genomic stretch from Ketobacter sp. MCCC 1A13808 harbors:
- a CDS encoding sterol desaturase family protein produces the protein MGANQQLVPYDVVFNRPVGDRTRDICHAIVNESLTVVGLWVLPVIGGSLTVMSLWPSDWPLALQLILAIFIADVGISLAHYASHRMRFLWKLHAVHHSVKRMYGFNGLMKHPLHQLIETTAGVTPLLLIGAPSEVMALLAVAVVLQLLLQHSSVTYYVGPLKFILAINEVHRFHHLNTTEEGDVNFGLFTTLTDHLLGTWHYDNRSIGSRDLGISSDPDYPVNYLPQLVQPFRYKQ